In Porphyromonas cangingivalis, a genomic segment contains:
- a CDS encoding AraC family transcriptional regulator, producing the protein MKEQMTMPGEAFFFSDPHILISETPRQFHAVAEGREVLPATGGGDEIVYFFLGIGVLILLLLFVGVVLIYRLGHRWPLNNLIQQRPGAEKIETPSVQQAPEETPDPEALLYKRLCELMEEDELFKNSQLNRDLLAERLGTNHVYLAKAVRRYADGMTIGEFINEVRLSHSAHLLASRPELSIDEVKSMSGFNSRTTFGRLFRERYGSSPTKYRIKSKEKRG; encoded by the coding sequence ATGAAAGAACAAATGACAATGCCTGGAGAGGCTTTCTTTTTTTCTGATCCACACATTCTCATCTCCGAGACGCCCCGACAGTTTCACGCTGTGGCAGAGGGACGTGAGGTCTTGCCGGCCACAGGGGGTGGAGATGAGATCGTTTATTTTTTTCTGGGGATAGGTGTCCTTATATTATTGTTGCTGTTCGTCGGGGTGGTACTGATCTACCGCCTCGGGCATCGCTGGCCTCTGAACAACCTGATACAGCAACGACCGGGAGCGGAGAAGATCGAGACTCCGTCTGTACAGCAGGCTCCAGAGGAGACTCCTGATCCGGAGGCACTCCTCTACAAGAGACTTTGTGAACTGATGGAAGAGGACGAACTCTTCAAAAACTCCCAGCTCAACCGTGATCTCCTTGCCGAACGCCTCGGTACCAATCATGTCTATCTCGCCAAGGCTGTCCGTAGGTATGCCGATGGGATGACGATTGGTGAATTTATCAACGAAGTGCGTTTGTCTCACTCGGCTCACTTGCTTGCAAGCAGGCCGGAACTCAGTATCGATGAGGTCAAGAGTATGTCGGGATTTAATTCTCGCACCACATTCGGACGACTTTTTCGCGAACGTTATGGCTCTTCGCCCACAAAATATCGCATAAAATCAAAAGAAAAAAGGGGATAA
- a CDS encoding helix-turn-helix domain-containing protein: MQATKYIVVFLTILMTSTGSLSALTPSDSIRQIMRGLSGSDLLEAHSNLCRLAGAEDDPQNELGCIHAYLDEAIRQRDVQAEGHARLNLLYCYYNYNMTDSLVTTLPRHLSALKKNDMWEYYYSAWCLLVERYLYEGKLHTALKEAEKIYVNARETQNNYGLGVSAYTMGSIYQTMGRFKEAEASLTESVSTLSKEDGITELLSAYNALCETLDAMHQYDKLKAIAADWKASLDKYREHTLDEDDLPILNGRYLYWALAAAIGEIGTGDYDKAEELLLLAESYAEGRKVIVRCKLLQVRSRYHAAKGEFAQALRANEESVEIIFDLKDPISLLTLQTEQADILTEMERYKEAAELYKSIFHRREELRNAQFASQLDELRTLFEVDTLKLQNEISRTLFYFSLAIGGLLLLALILYVRYTHRLRHKNRVLYDAIQQSQKVKEELDTSVNLIPEEELDGKERLYRQLCTLMDDQKLFTEPHLNREILAEHLGSNHVYLAEAIRKYAGDITVGEFINGYRLRHAAYLLTHELDLNIGEVEYMSGFNSRTTFSRLFREHYGMSPSEYRHVSKEKKSQKPTSADM, encoded by the coding sequence ATGCAGGCAACAAAATATATAGTTGTATTTCTCACTATACTCATGACCTCTACCGGGTCACTTTCGGCACTCACACCTTCGGACTCCATACGACAGATCATGAGGGGACTCTCCGGCTCCGATCTCTTGGAGGCTCATAGCAATCTCTGTCGTCTCGCCGGGGCCGAGGATGATCCGCAGAACGAGCTTGGTTGCATCCACGCCTATCTTGATGAGGCCATCCGACAGCGAGATGTCCAAGCCGAAGGACACGCACGTCTCAATCTCCTGTATTGCTATTACAACTACAACATGACCGACAGTCTCGTCACCACGCTCCCAAGGCATCTCTCCGCCCTGAAGAAAAACGATATGTGGGAGTACTATTACAGTGCATGGTGCTTGCTTGTCGAGCGTTATCTCTATGAAGGTAAGTTGCACACCGCTCTCAAGGAGGCGGAGAAGATCTATGTCAATGCCCGTGAGACCCAAAATAACTATGGGCTTGGGGTGTCGGCCTATACGATGGGGAGCATCTATCAGACGATGGGACGCTTCAAGGAGGCCGAAGCCTCCCTCACCGAGAGTGTCTCGACCTTGTCCAAGGAGGATGGTATCACCGAGCTCCTCTCGGCCTACAATGCCCTCTGTGAGACCCTCGATGCCATGCATCAGTACGACAAGCTGAAGGCTATCGCTGCGGATTGGAAGGCTTCGCTTGACAAATACCGCGAACACACGCTTGACGAAGATGACTTGCCTATCCTCAATGGGCGTTATCTCTACTGGGCACTGGCTGCAGCCATCGGAGAGATAGGTACGGGCGACTATGACAAGGCTGAAGAGCTACTGTTGCTTGCCGAAAGTTATGCCGAAGGTCGCAAAGTCATCGTCCGGTGCAAGCTCCTTCAGGTGCGCTCCCGCTACCATGCCGCAAAGGGTGAGTTTGCCCAAGCTCTGAGAGCCAACGAAGAGAGTGTCGAGATCATCTTCGATCTCAAAGATCCGATAAGTCTCCTCACCCTTCAGACCGAACAGGCCGATATCCTCACAGAGATGGAACGGTACAAGGAGGCCGCGGAGCTGTACAAGAGCATCTTCCATCGCAGGGAGGAGCTTCGAAATGCTCAGTTTGCGAGCCAGCTCGACGAATTACGTACCCTCTTCGAGGTGGACACCCTCAAACTCCAAAATGAGATCTCCAGGACTCTCTTTTACTTCTCCCTTGCTATCGGAGGGCTCCTCCTGCTGGCTCTCATCCTCTACGTAAGATATACCCATCGTCTGAGACATAAGAACCGTGTCCTCTATGATGCCATCCAGCAAAGTCAGAAGGTAAAAGAAGAGCTCGACACCTCCGTCAATCTCATCCCCGAAGAAGAACTTGACGGAAAAGAGCGATTGTATCGACAGCTCTGTACCCTCATGGACGATCAGAAGCTCTTCACCGAGCCTCACCTCAATCGAGAGATACTCGCAGAGCATCTCGGGTCTAATCACGTCTATCTCGCTGAAGCCATCCGCAAGTATGCAGGAGACATCACTGTCGGTGAATTTATCAACGGCTACCGCCTCCGTCATGCCGCATACCTCCTGACACACGAGCTTGATCTCAACATCGGAGAGGTCGAGTATATGTCGGGCTTCAACTCTCGAACGACCTTCAGCCGACTCTTCCGAGAGCATTATGGGATGTCTCCCTCCGAATATAGGCACGTCTCCAAAGAAAAGAAATCTCAAAAGCCAACCTCCGCCGATATGTAG